Proteins from a genomic interval of bacterium:
- the fliQ gene encoding flagellar biosynthesis protein FliQ, whose amino-acid sequence MESYILAIGQQGLFLTLILSAPAVLVALIVGLLISLVQATTQIQEQTLTFVPKLVAVFVILALTGPWLMAQMIAFTKTLLEGFPSYIH is encoded by the coding sequence ATGGAAAGCTATATTCTCGCCATCGGCCAACAAGGCCTCTTCCTCACCCTGATCCTTTCGGCCCCGGCCGTCTTGGTGGCGCTGATCGTGGGTTTGCTGATCAGCTTGGTCCAGGCGACGACTCAGATCCAGGAGCAGACCTTGACCTTCGTCCCCAAGCTAGTCGCCGTTTTCGTGATCTTGGCCCTGACCGGCCCTTGGCTGATGGCGCAAATGATCGCCTTCACCAAAACTTTGCTAG